The nucleotide window GATCGACAACCAGTTCGCTGGTGAGGCTTTCCCCTGCCAGGCCTGTCCCACCACCGCGAGGCGTGAGACCGAGTTTCTTCTCGTTAGCATATTTCACCAGTGCCAGCAGGTCTTCCTGATCCAGCGGTGTGGCAACTCCTAGAGGCAAAACGCGAAACAGACTGGCATCAGTCGCAAACATCCGCCGCGTCGCTTCATCAAATTGAAGCGAACCGCGAAAGTGGTTGCGCAATTCTTCACGAATGGTTTTGGGGGATAACGACACACGGATCGCCTGAAGGAGAGTGTTCCCTCCAGCTTAACGAGTATCAGCCTGAAATCCAAACAGTGAACTGTGGAAACAGGTGTGAAAAAGGTCTGAAACTACAGACAAGCTGGAGAAACCTCCAGCTTGTACCGGTTTTACTCCCCTCTCCCCTTGGCGGGAGAGGGAGTTGGGGGTGAATCGGGCTTTAGTACGAATATGCCGAGAGCGTTACGCCGATGTGTCCGTTGGTAGGGTAAACCCTCACGTCGCGGATGCGTCCAGAGCGGGCATCGCGAACGGTCAACACCCCCCGCATACCCGTGCGGTGCAAGGCCTCGTGCAGTTGTTCCGGATGCCTGACATCGCGGCCATCCACTTCGAGAATGATGTCGCCTCGTTCCAACCCTGCATAGAAAGCTGGTGATCGCCAGGCAACTGAGTTGATTCGCAAGCCATGTCGTTGATGGATATGACGATAGCCTGAATGCCAGCCATGGCGATAAGGTGGATCGAATGCCTGTGAAGCACTTGGAATGGCAAAGGTACACAGGGAAGCAAGAGCAAGAGATAAAAGTCGCAGTTTCATGGGCAACTCCTTGGTATGAACGCATCCGTCGCTGGATGCACCCCAGAGACGATCACATCCGGAGAGGTTGCGCGGATTTCATGGGATTATCATCAAAAACAAAAAATGTCATGGAGCGGTGTGGTTTGACATGAGCTACGCCTTCGGGTAGTGTTCATCCATGTCAATCTGATGAATGCTTATAGGGTCAAGACTTATGTCTCATCTGGCAATGATAGCTGGTGTGCTGTTGAGTCTGTTTTCTGGTGCATGTGCATTTGCCCAAACGGTCGTTGTGCCGCCTTCACGTGCCAATAGTGAAGGCAATACAGGACTTCAATACACCACTACAGGTGGTTCCATATTCCAACAACTGTACGGCTCCTCGTTGCTCAGTGGCTTTCCCATTGGCAGTCAAATCAC belongs to Planctomycetia bacterium and includes:
- a CDS encoding PDZ domain-containing protein translates to MKLRLLSLALASLCTFAIPSASQAFDPPYRHGWHSGYRHIHQRHGLRINSVAWRSPAFYAGLERGDIILEVDGRDVRHPEQLHEALHRTGMRGVLTVRDARSGRIRDVRVYPTNGHIGVTLSAYSY